In a single window of the Rhodopirellula bahusiensis genome:
- a CDS encoding sulfatase family protein → MIASWFRKVWFRLVTPVFCLSVFATLSLGSQAVAASPDASSEASATPMNVVVLYADDWRHDTLGVAGNPVVQTPTLDALAGEGMRFTENCVTTSICGVSRACLFTGQWMSSHGCDGFKPFETPWEQTYPGVLRDSGYHVGHVGKWHNGKFPGENYDFGRSYYGRHWFKMPDGSKVHVTQRNENDAMEFLGNRPKEQPFCLTVAFFATHAEDGNPQQFLPQPESMHLYQDVEIPVPANATDESFHRLPEFVANDGNEGRNRYHWRFDTPEKYQIMMKNYYRLATEVDSTCGKILKTLEEQGVLDNTLVIFTTDNGYYHAEHGLADKWYPHQESIRVPLIIRDPRMPADKHGSTNDDFTLSVDLAPTILNAVGAEVPESMQGRDMATLYDVKDASQAKWRDEFFYEHPTIRDKNFIPKSEALVRKDWKYFYWPEFDREQLFRISDDPHEENDLINDPAHAKQLAEMRARFKELKREAASKSNGGS, encoded by the coding sequence ATGATTGCAAGTTGGTTCCGAAAGGTTTGGTTCCGTCTCGTTACGCCAGTATTCTGCTTGAGCGTTTTTGCCACTTTGTCTCTTGGAAGTCAGGCCGTCGCTGCCTCGCCGGATGCTTCATCGGAAGCGTCCGCGACTCCGATGAACGTTGTGGTGCTGTACGCCGATGATTGGCGTCATGACACGCTCGGTGTCGCTGGCAATCCAGTCGTGCAAACACCGACGCTGGACGCATTGGCCGGTGAAGGCATGCGGTTCACGGAGAACTGCGTGACGACATCCATTTGCGGTGTCAGTCGAGCGTGTTTGTTCACCGGGCAATGGATGTCGTCTCACGGTTGCGATGGGTTCAAGCCTTTCGAAACACCTTGGGAACAAACCTACCCCGGCGTCTTGCGAGACAGCGGCTATCACGTCGGTCACGTTGGCAAATGGCACAACGGAAAGTTCCCAGGTGAGAACTACGACTTTGGTCGCTCGTACTATGGCAGGCACTGGTTCAAGATGCCCGATGGATCCAAGGTGCACGTGACGCAGCGGAACGAAAACGATGCGATGGAATTTTTAGGCAACCGTCCGAAGGAACAACCGTTTTGCTTGACGGTCGCTTTTTTCGCGACGCATGCCGAAGACGGAAATCCGCAGCAGTTTCTGCCTCAACCGGAAAGCATGCACCTGTATCAGGATGTTGAGATCCCTGTGCCAGCCAATGCAACGGACGAGTCCTTTCATCGCTTGCCCGAGTTCGTGGCAAACGACGGCAACGAGGGACGCAATCGCTATCACTGGCGTTTCGACACGCCGGAGAAGTATCAGATCATGATGAAGAACTACTACCGCCTCGCGACGGAAGTGGATTCAACATGCGGCAAGATTCTGAAAACGCTGGAAGAACAAGGCGTTCTCGACAACACGTTGGTGATCTTCACGACCGACAATGGTTATTACCACGCGGAGCACGGTTTGGCCGACAAGTGGTATCCCCACCAAGAAAGCATTCGTGTGCCACTGATCATTCGAGATCCACGGATGCCAGCGGACAAACACGGTTCGACCAATGACGACTTCACGCTCAGTGTTGATTTGGCACCGACCATTTTGAATGCCGTGGGGGCTGAGGTCCCCGAATCCATGCAGGGTCGCGACATGGCAACTTTGTATGACGTGAAAGATGCTTCCCAAGCGAAGTGGCGTGACGAGTTCTTCTACGAACATCCCACGATTCGCGACAAAAACTTCATTCCAAAGTCGGAAGCCTTGGTCCGAAAAGACTGGAAGTATTTCTACTGGCCCGAATTCGACCGTGAGCAGTTGTTCCGTATTTCGGATGACCCGCACGAGGAAAACGATTTGATCAACGATCCCGCCCATGCCAAACAATTGGCGGAAATGCGAGCTCGATTCAAAGAGCTAAAACGCGAAGCGGCGTCCAAGTCGAACGGCGGAAGCTGA
- a CDS encoding sulfatase family protein, with protein MRCPSLLRSPFARFLLVSLGCILNVSPLCAETKTQPNVLILYADDLGYGDLNLQNAESKIPTPHLDQLARSGMRFTDGHSSSGICTPSRYALLTGRHHWRDFHGIVNAFGQSVFEPEQLTLAEMFQQHGYETAAIGKWHLGWDWDAVKKPDAKTFGEGRKKGYGPEAFDWTKPIPDGPLAHGFDSYFGDTVINFPPYCWIENDKVVKAPDTIMDTAKWKPIKEGNWECRPGPMTSDWDPYENIPTTTERGVQFIQSKSDSDQPFFLYFAFPAPHAPIIPNDEFDGRSGAGPYGDYVCETDDACGKLLQALKDSGQSDNTLVVFSADNGPERYAYARDEKYDHWSSQPFRGLKRDLYEGGHHVPFVIHWPGVTDAESTCDALVSQVDLFATMADMLGHEIPDGQAKDSRSLMPLLKQPNQKHRQSLVQNTRVDEYAIRDGKWLLIDAKSGYVSGRNKGWESRRQIPADDKQPYELYDLSVDIGQSENVASEYPETVERMKSLLQTIREDGYPE; from the coding sequence ATGCGTTGCCCCTCCCTTTTGAGATCCCCGTTCGCTCGATTTCTTCTCGTTTCCCTCGGATGCATTCTCAACGTCTCTCCGTTGTGTGCTGAAACCAAAACGCAACCAAACGTCCTGATTCTGTATGCGGACGATCTTGGTTACGGCGACTTGAATCTGCAAAACGCCGAGTCGAAAATCCCGACGCCTCACCTGGATCAACTGGCTCGATCGGGCATGCGGTTCACGGACGGGCACTCGTCGTCAGGAATCTGCACGCCCAGCCGATACGCTCTGCTGACCGGGCGTCATCACTGGCGTGATTTTCACGGCATCGTCAACGCGTTCGGCCAATCCGTTTTCGAACCCGAGCAACTGACGCTCGCGGAAATGTTCCAACAACATGGCTACGAAACCGCGGCGATTGGAAAATGGCACCTCGGTTGGGATTGGGACGCGGTCAAAAAACCGGACGCCAAAACGTTTGGCGAAGGTCGCAAGAAAGGCTACGGTCCGGAAGCCTTTGACTGGACAAAGCCGATTCCCGACGGGCCGCTCGCACATGGATTTGATTCGTACTTCGGCGACACCGTGATCAACTTCCCGCCGTACTGCTGGATTGAAAACGACAAGGTCGTGAAGGCTCCCGACACGATCATGGACACGGCGAAATGGAAACCGATCAAGGAAGGCAACTGGGAATGCCGCCCCGGCCCAATGACATCGGACTGGGATCCGTACGAAAACATTCCCACCACGACCGAGCGTGGCGTTCAGTTCATTCAATCAAAAAGCGATAGCGATCAACCCTTCTTCCTGTACTTCGCATTCCCCGCCCCTCACGCTCCGATCATTCCCAACGACGAGTTCGATGGTCGATCCGGAGCGGGCCCGTATGGCGACTACGTTTGCGAAACCGACGACGCCTGCGGCAAACTGCTACAAGCTCTGAAAGATTCGGGACAAAGCGACAACACGCTTGTGGTCTTCTCCGCCGACAACGGACCGGAACGCTATGCCTATGCCCGTGACGAAAAATACGATCACTGGTCGTCGCAGCCTTTCCGCGGATTGAAACGAGACCTCTACGAAGGAGGTCACCACGTTCCGTTTGTCATTCACTGGCCGGGCGTCACGGATGCTGAATCAACTTGCGATGCATTGGTCTCGCAAGTCGACTTGTTCGCGACGATGGCTGACATGCTGGGACACGAAATTCCCGATGGCCAAGCCAAGGACTCACGCAGTTTGATGCCGCTGCTGAAACAACCCAACCAAAAACATCGTCAGTCGCTGGTCCAGAACACTCGCGTCGATGAGTACGCGATCCGAGACGGCAAGTGGTTGTTGATCGATGCCAAGAGCGGCTACGTCAGCGGCCGAAACAAAGGCTGGGAATCTCGCCGCCAAATTCCGGCGGACGATAAACAGCCGTATGAGCTGTATGATTTGTCCGTCGACATCGGGCAAAGTGAAAACGTCGCGAGCGAGTATCCCGAAACGGTCGAGCGAAT